One genomic segment of Rhizorhabdus phycosphaerae includes these proteins:
- a CDS encoding esterase-like activity of phytase family protein: MLNHSILVRGSLLALAVAVAAPGFAQSKAFTTANISTAAGAVSSTLNGTTFVNQGLLGAGRLSASTRDFRNETLGSFSGMALNLATWGRNADGSYSGSIFTLPDRGPFDGAIDYRNRVHTSDITFRPLAANSGALPQTTASQNQITITPTGGFTLKDTLGVEMTGRDPGANTVTRNGIVYPVATDGTAAGRVALDAEAIAFLPNGTFYVSDEYADGIYYFDATGKQIGAIQTVSAMLPRTAGAINFNSTTPGQSGRRNNQGLEAMALTPDNKKLVTIQQSATVQDTNGSNQQTRNNTRILVYDISSNATPTNPVGHYVLQLPIFNNNGTGGAPDRTAAQSEMLALNDTQFLVLARDGLGRGVAANASTSTTPIYKSILLVDTSGATNLAGTTYETGNTPVASNGTLVAGITAVQQVELVNMLNPTQLGRVGMNITRLPLTTATTIGEKLEAMALAPVLEEGAPQDFFLFVGNDNDFQATDINFNGVPGTSGAADGTGNNDSVLLVYRLTLPTYVDPMALSALNATAPNMLYGTRLAMTGLGLSATQPAIRFLNAQRGWTGQERRPQIWLDTEWSRIGAGTSPLTDLDATTQGATFGFDLPLGSVARIGATAGYRNLDGQISLGSPIEARAWTAGGYAAVELPMGVYAQGSAAWLGDVKFRRLDRASAYRQTAKGRTKGDGWAASAEIGWMMPTGSISFGPFAALDYANMDLDGYTETGASVSNLLFPDRKFSKMIVSVGGELATQLGAIRPAIRAGYSFEREKGDNVATVRLASAQHSMATVALPLGDTERDSVFGELRLAMQQGRLSGYFAARGRWGRGQDDARVNIGLGYSF; the protein is encoded by the coding sequence ATGCTCAATCATTCCATTCTTGTACGCGGATCACTGCTCGCTCTGGCCGTTGCCGTTGCGGCGCCTGGCTTTGCCCAGTCGAAGGCCTTCACCACGGCAAATATCTCGACCGCCGCCGGGGCGGTTAGTTCGACGCTCAACGGTACGACCTTCGTCAATCAGGGTCTGTTGGGAGCAGGACGGCTGAGCGCCAGCACACGCGACTTCCGCAACGAGACGCTCGGCAGCTTCTCTGGCATGGCGCTGAATCTGGCGACCTGGGGCCGCAACGCCGACGGTAGCTACAGCGGCAGCATCTTCACCCTGCCGGACCGCGGACCGTTCGATGGCGCGATCGACTATCGCAACCGCGTTCACACCAGCGACATCACCTTCCGTCCGCTCGCGGCGAACTCGGGCGCGCTGCCGCAGACCACGGCGTCGCAGAACCAGATTACCATCACGCCCACCGGTGGCTTCACCCTCAAGGACACGCTCGGCGTGGAAATGACGGGTCGCGATCCCGGCGCGAACACGGTGACCCGCAACGGAATCGTCTATCCGGTCGCGACGGATGGAACCGCCGCCGGTCGGGTCGCCCTCGACGCAGAGGCGATCGCGTTCCTGCCAAACGGCACTTTCTACGTCTCCGACGAATATGCCGACGGCATTTATTATTTCGATGCGACCGGCAAGCAGATCGGCGCGATCCAGACGGTGTCGGCGATGCTGCCCCGCACCGCAGGAGCCATCAACTTCAACAGCACCACGCCCGGCCAGAGCGGACGGCGAAACAATCAGGGTCTCGAAGCGATGGCGCTGACCCCGGACAACAAGAAGCTGGTGACGATCCAGCAGTCGGCGACCGTTCAGGACACTAATGGCAGCAATCAGCAGACCCGCAACAACACGCGCATCCTAGTCTACGATATCAGCAGCAACGCGACACCGACCAACCCGGTCGGCCACTATGTGCTTCAGCTCCCGATTTTCAACAATAACGGGACCGGTGGAGCCCCGGACCGGACCGCCGCCCAGTCCGAGATGCTGGCCCTGAACGACACGCAGTTCCTAGTGCTAGCGCGCGACGGCCTGGGTCGCGGTGTCGCCGCCAACGCCAGCACCAGCACCACGCCGATCTACAAGAGCATCCTGCTGGTCGACACGAGCGGCGCGACCAACCTTGCGGGAACGACCTACGAGACGGGGAACACGCCGGTGGCCAGCAACGGCACTCTGGTGGCCGGCATCACCGCCGTGCAACAGGTCGAACTGGTCAACATGCTCAACCCGACGCAGCTCGGCCGCGTCGGCATGAACATCACGCGCCTGCCGCTCACCACCGCCACCACGATCGGCGAAAAGCTCGAAGCGATGGCTCTCGCCCCGGTACTGGAAGAAGGCGCGCCTCAGGATTTCTTCCTGTTCGTCGGCAACGACAACGACTTCCAGGCTACGGACATCAACTTCAACGGCGTCCCCGGCACGTCGGGCGCAGCTGACGGAACGGGGAATAACGACAGCGTCCTCCTCGTCTATCGCCTGACGCTCCCGACTTATGTCGATCCGATGGCGCTCTCCGCGCTCAATGCGACGGCGCCCAACATGCTGTACGGCACGCGCCTGGCTATGACCGGTCTCGGCCTGAGCGCCACCCAACCTGCCATCCGCTTCCTGAACGCGCAGCGCGGCTGGACCGGACAGGAGCGTCGCCCGCAGATCTGGCTGGACACCGAATGGAGCCGGATCGGCGCCGGCACATCCCCGCTGACCGATCTCGACGCCACCACCCAGGGCGCCACTTTCGGCTTCGACCTTCCGCTCGGTTCGGTTGCCCGCATCGGCGCGACCGCTGGCTATCGCAATCTCGACGGACAGATCAGCCTCGGTTCCCCGATCGAGGCACGCGCCTGGACGGCGGGAGGCTATGCGGCTGTCGAACTGCCGATGGGCGTTTACGCGCAGGGCTCGGCCGCATGGCTGGGCGACGTCAAGTTCCGCCGCCTCGATCGGGCCTCGGCCTATCGTCAGACCGCCAAGGGACGCACCAAGGGTGACGGCTGGGCTGCCAGCGCGGAAATCGGCTGGATGATGCCGACAGGATCGATCAGCTTCGGCCCGTTCGCCGCGCTCGATTATGCGAACATGGACCTGGATGGATATACCGAAACCGGCGCATCGGTGTCGAACCTCCTGTTCCCGGATCGGAAGTTCAGCAAGATGATCGTCAGTGTCGGCGGCGAATTGGCGACCCAGCTTGGTGCTATCCGCCCCGCCATACGCGCGGGCTACAGCTTCGAGCGCGAAAAGGGCGACAATGTCGCCACTGTCCGCCTTGCATCCGCTCAGCACAGCATGGCGACCGTAGCCCTGCCGCTTGGCGACACGGAGCGCGACAGCGTGTTCGGCGAGCTGCGCCTTGCCATGCAGCAGGGGCGCCTGTCGGGCTATTTCGCGGCCCGCGGTCGCTGGGGCCGGGGTCAGGACGATGCCCGGGTCAACATCGGCCTCGGCTACTCTTTCTGA
- a CDS encoding arylesterase: MMFFRALAFLALTMLPAAAQAADKLVIAFGDSLTAGYRLPPGQGFAPQLEAALRRSGVAARVQNAGVSGDTTAQGKARLAWVLSAAKVKPDLVIVELGANDMLRGLDPERAEANLDAILAELSRRRIRVLLAGMVAAPNLGPDYAKRFNPIYRRLATKYKATLYPFFLEGVVGDRSLHIGDAIHPNARGVAVIVRGIAPHVKSLLG, translated from the coding sequence ATGATGTTTTTTCGTGCCCTCGCTTTCCTCGCCCTCACAATGCTGCCGGCCGCCGCGCAGGCAGCCGACAAGCTGGTCATCGCCTTCGGTGACAGTCTTACTGCCGGCTACCGGCTGCCGCCGGGGCAGGGCTTCGCGCCACAGCTCGAAGCCGCGCTCCGACGCTCCGGGGTGGCCGCGCGCGTACAGAATGCGGGTGTCTCCGGCGACACGACCGCCCAGGGCAAGGCGCGTCTCGCCTGGGTGTTGTCTGCTGCCAAGGTCAAGCCCGACCTGGTGATCGTCGAACTGGGCGCCAACGACATGCTGCGCGGGCTCGACCCCGAACGAGCGGAGGCCAATCTCGACGCGATCCTGGCCGAACTGTCGCGACGGCGAATCCGGGTGCTCCTGGCCGGCATGGTCGCGGCACCCAATCTGGGGCCGGACTATGCCAAGCGCTTCAACCCGATCTATCGACGGCTGGCGACCAAGTACAAGGCCACCCTCTATCCGTTCTTTCTCGAGGGTGTAGTGGGGGATCGTTCGCTGCATATCGGCGATGCCATTCATCCGAACGCTCGCGGCGTAGCCGTAATCGTTCGGGGGATAGCGCCGCATGTCAAATCATTACTGGGCTGA